Within Paenibacillus sp. RUD330, the genomic segment TCGGCTCGCTCAAGGACAGCTGGGAGACGGTCTTCGAGCAGCTCCAGTCGCTGGCGTCCGCCTCTTCCGGCGGAGGCCAGACCGAGACGGGGCAGAGCGTCCTGCGCCTCAAGCCGGGCAGCCTGCCGAGCCAGTGGGAGCCGATCCAGAACGAGGAAGGCATCTACTTCAAGGAAATGAACCGGACGATCAAGGTTCTCGACAAGATGCTCTCGGACATGAAGGACAAGCTGGACGATACGGCGCTTCAAGGGATGCTGACGGATCTCGCGGGAGCGGTCAAGGATGCCGGACGCATCCGGGACGAGCTGCGCGTGTTCGTGCGGGCGGACAAGCCGGAGATGGTATACTGGATCGAGTCCAACCCATCCGCGCGGACGAAGAGCATCCAGCTCAATACGGTTCCGGCCGATGTCAGCGGGCAGATCCGGGAATATTTCTTCGACAGCAAGAAGAGCGTCGTCATCACGTCCGCCACGCTGAGCGTGCAGAAGTCGTTCCAATACGCCGCCGAGCAGCTGGGACTGAACATGGCGGACGAGCGCCGCTCGCGCACCGTCCTGCTGCCCTCGCCGTTCCATTACCGCTCCCAGGCGCTCGTCATGATTCCGCGGAACTTCCCCGCGGTCAAGGGAGCCGCGGCCGATCCGGCCTACCTCAGCGCCCTTGTCGCCTCCTTGTCGGAAGCGGCCCGCGAAACCGGTGGGCGGATGCTCGTTCTGTTCACAAGCTACCGGATGCTGAAGCAGGTGTACGATCCGCTGAAGGAAGCCCTCCAGGGCTCCGGCATTCAGGTGCTGGGACAAGGACTCGACAGCAGCAACCGCAGCAAGCTTACCCGCCGCTTCCGGCAGCAGCCCGAATCCGTGCTGCTCGGGACGAGCAGCTTCTGGGAAGGGGTCGACATTCCCGGCGACGCGCTCATCTGCCTGGCCATCGTCCGTCTGCCGTTCCAGCCGCCGAACCATCCGCTTCAGGAAGCGAAGGCGGAGATGCTTCAGGAATCCGGGCAGAATCCGTTCATGAAGCTGTCCGTGCCGCAGGCGGTCATCCGTTTCAAGCAAGGATTTGGAAGGCTGATCCGAACTTCCCGGGACAAGGGAATCGTCCTTATTTACGATACGAGAGTCATCGAGACGTTTTACGGGAAACACTTCCTTTATTCGCTGCCTGGACCTAAAATTGAACATATGCATGCGGATCAGTTCGTTCCGAGAATGAGGGAATGGCTGTCCGAAGACTCCAAGGAGGCGGTCCGGCAATGAGCAAGCAGGGTAAGGCGATATCGGAGGCGGTCGTCCGCCGGCTCCCCGTTTATTTGCAAGTGCTGGGCGAGCTTCATGTGCGCGACGTGCAGACCGTCAGCTCGCAGGAGCTCGGCCTCAAGCTCGAGCTCAATCCGGCTCAGATTCGCAAGGACCTGGCCTATTTCGGGGAATTCGGGCGCAAGGGCGTCGGGTATGACGTCAACTACCTGATCGAGAAGATCAGAGGCATCCTCAAGCTCGACCAGGTGATGCTCGTCGCGCTCGTAGGGGCCGGCAATTTGGGCCATGCCTTATGCAACTACAGCACGTATTTGAAGGACAATATGAAAATCACGGCGGTGTTCGACGCCAATCCGGCCAAGATCGGCACCCGGATCAACTCGCTGGAGGTGCAGCCGATCGAGCGGCTTCAGCAGGCCGTACAGGAACAGGATATTCAGATCGGCATCATCACGGTGCCGGCAGCGGAAGCTCAGAACGTCGCGGACCGGTTCATCGCGGCCGGCGTCAAGGGGATCCTCAATTTCGCCCCGGTCGTGCTGAAGGCTCCGGAGAAGGTCCGGATCCATTACGCCGATTTTACGACGCAGCTGCTGAGCCTCGCTTATTACATGGATAAGGAAGGAACCGAACATGAGCAAATGGTGGATTGAAAACGGAACCTTCGTCACGATGGACGAAAGACGTCCCGTACTGAAGGGACATATGGTCGTCGAGGACGGGCTGATCGCCTACATAGGGGAAGAACGCCCGGCCGATGCCGACGATATGGCAGTCAAGCTCGACGGGAGCCGCCTCGCGTTCATGCCGGGGCTGATCAACACGCACGGCCACGCGGCGATGTCGCTGCTTCGCGGTTATTCCGACGACGAGGCGCTGCAGACATGGCTGCAGGATTACATGTGGCCGATGGAAGCGAAGTTCCGGGACGAGGACGTCCGGTGGGGAACGTCGCTGGCCGTGCTGGAAATGCTCAAGTCGGGTACGACGACATTCGTCGACATGTACGACCGGATGGACGAGGTCGCCAAAGTCGTCGAGCAGTCCGGTATGAGAGGCGTCCTGATGCGCGGAGCCATCGGGCTGTGCCCGGAGGACGTTCAGCTCCAGAAGCTGGATGAAGCGGTCCGGTTCGCCAAGGATTGGAACGGCCAGGCGAACGGCCGCATCAGGACGATGATGAGCCCGCATGCTCCGTACACTTGTCCTCCGGCGTTCATCGAAAAATTCGTTCAGGCGGCGCATGATCTCGATCTTCCGATGCACACGCATATGTCGGAGACCGCAGCCGAGGTGGAGCAGAACGTCCGCGAATACGGCCTGCGTCCGGTCGAGCATCT encodes:
- a CDS encoding redox-sensing transcriptional repressor Rex; translation: MSKQGKAISEAVVRRLPVYLQVLGELHVRDVQTVSSQELGLKLELNPAQIRKDLAYFGEFGRKGVGYDVNYLIEKIRGILKLDQVMLVALVGAGNLGHALCNYSTYLKDNMKITAVFDANPAKIGTRINSLEVQPIERLQQAVQEQDIQIGIITVPAAEAQNVADRFIAAGVKGILNFAPVVLKAPEKVRIHYADFTTQLLSLAYYMDKEGTEHEQMVD
- a CDS encoding amidohydrolase; the protein is MSKWWIENGTFVTMDERRPVLKGHMVVEDGLIAYIGEERPADADDMAVKLDGSRLAFMPGLINTHGHAAMSLLRGYSDDEALQTWLQDYMWPMEAKFRDEDVRWGTSLAVLEMLKSGTTTFVDMYDRMDEVAKVVEQSGMRGVLMRGAIGLCPEDVQLQKLDEAVRFAKDWNGQANGRIRTMMSPHAPYTCPPAFIEKFVQAAHDLDLPMHTHMSETAAEVEQNVREYGLRPVEHLDRLGFFSRPSFVAHAVHLTDAEIGLLAARGAAVSHNPASNLKLASGVARVPDLLRAGVTVSLGTDSAASNNNLDLFDEIRLAALIHKGVSGDPTVVPAAEALKLATLGGAATISQPLLGALQAGMKADFIAIDTDQPHFYPQSDLVSHLAYSGSGRDVVHVWVDGVQVVKDGVSTLLDEERIKHEAQACYARLTGN